The following proteins are co-located in the Canis aureus isolate CA01 chromosome X, VMU_Caureus_v.1.0, whole genome shotgun sequence genome:
- the PRDX4 gene encoding peroxiredoxin-4 isoform X2 — translation MEAPPAPLAATTPASGRSRRLLLLPLLLFLLPTGALRGQEAEERPRTRQEECHFYAGGQVYPGEASRASPADHSLHHSKAKISKPAPYWEGTAVINGEFKELKLTDYRGKYLVFFFYPLDFTFVCPTEIIAFGDRIEEFKSINTEVVACSVDSQFTHLAWINTPRRQGGLGPIKIPLLSDLTHQISKDYGVYLEDSGHTLRGLFIIDDKGILRQITLNDLPVGRSVDETLRLVQAFQYTDRHGEVCPAGWKPGSETIIPDPAGKLKYFDKLN, via the exons ATGGAGGCGCCGCCGGCGCCGCTAGCCGCGACGACTCCGGCCTCTGGCCGGAGCCGAagactgctgctgctgccactgctgctCTTCTTGCTGCCAACTGGAGCTCTGCGAGGCCAGGAGGCAGAAGAGAGGCCCCGAACCCGCCAAGAGGAGTGCCACTTCTACGCGGGTGGACAAGTGTACCCAGGGGAGGCGTCCCGGGCTTCGCCCGCCGACCACTCCCTGCACCACAGCAAGGCCAAGA tttccaAGCCAGCGCCTTATTGGGAAGGAACAGCTGTGATAAATGGAGAATTCAAGGAGCTCAAGTTGACTGATTATCGTGGGAAATACCTGGTTTTTTTCTTCTACCCCCTTGATTT CACCTTTGTGTGTCCAACTGAAATCATCGCCTTTGGTGATAGAATTGAAGAATTCAAATCGATAAACACTGAAGTGGTAGCATGCTCTGTTGATTCACAGTTTACCCATTTGGCCTG GATTAATACCCCTCGACGACAAGGAGGACTTGGGCCAATAAAGATTCCACTTCTTTCGGATCTGACCCATCAAATCTCAAAGGACTATGGCGTATATCTGGAGGACTCAGGCCATACTCTTAG AGGTCTTTTCATTATTGATGACAAAGGAATCCTAAGACAGATTACTCTGAATGACCTCCCAGTTGGTAGATCAGTGGATGAAACACTGCGTTTGGTTCAAGCATTCCAGTATACTGACCGACATGGAGAAG TCTGCCCTGCTGGTTGGAAACCTGGTAGCGAAACT ataatCCCAGATCCAGCTGGAAAACTGAAGTATTTTGACAAACTCAACTGA
- the PRDX4 gene encoding peroxiredoxin-4 isoform X4 gives MEAPPAPLAATTPASGRSRRLLLLPLLLFLLPTGALRGQEAEERPRTRQEECHFYAGGQVYPGEASRASPADHSLHHSKAKISKPAPYWEGTAVINGEFKELKLTDYRGKYLVFFFYPLDFTFVCPTEIIAFGDRIEEFKSINTEVVACSVDSQFTHLAWINTPRRQGGLGPIKIPLLSDLTHQISKDYGVYLEDSGHTLRGLFIIDDKGILRQITLNDLPVGRSVDETLRLVQAFQYTDRHGEANCGINTRYYRKQKSALLVGNLVAKL, from the exons ATGGAGGCGCCGCCGGCGCCGCTAGCCGCGACGACTCCGGCCTCTGGCCGGAGCCGAagactgctgctgctgccactgctgctCTTCTTGCTGCCAACTGGAGCTCTGCGAGGCCAGGAGGCAGAAGAGAGGCCCCGAACCCGCCAAGAGGAGTGCCACTTCTACGCGGGTGGACAAGTGTACCCAGGGGAGGCGTCCCGGGCTTCGCCCGCCGACCACTCCCTGCACCACAGCAAGGCCAAGA tttccaAGCCAGCGCCTTATTGGGAAGGAACAGCTGTGATAAATGGAGAATTCAAGGAGCTCAAGTTGACTGATTATCGTGGGAAATACCTGGTTTTTTTCTTCTACCCCCTTGATTT CACCTTTGTGTGTCCAACTGAAATCATCGCCTTTGGTGATAGAATTGAAGAATTCAAATCGATAAACACTGAAGTGGTAGCATGCTCTGTTGATTCACAGTTTACCCATTTGGCCTG GATTAATACCCCTCGACGACAAGGAGGACTTGGGCCAATAAAGATTCCACTTCTTTCGGATCTGACCCATCAAATCTCAAAGGACTATGGCGTATATCTGGAGGACTCAGGCCATACTCTTAG AGGTCTTTTCATTATTGATGACAAAGGAATCCTAAGACAGATTACTCTGAATGACCTCCCAGTTGGTAGATCAGTGGATGAAACACTGCGTTTGGTTCAAGCATTCCAGTATACTGACCGACATGGAGAAG CAAACTGTGGCATCAATACAAGATACTACAGAAAACAGAAG TCTGCCCTGCTGGTTGGAAACCTGGTAGCGAAACT ataa
- the PRDX4 gene encoding peroxiredoxin-4 isoform X3, whose amino-acid sequence MEAPPAPLAATTPASGRSRRLLLLPLLLFLLPTGALRGQEAEERPRTRQEECHFYAGGQVYPGEASRASPADHSLHHSKAKISKPAPYWEGTAVINGEFKELKLTDYRGKYLVFFFYPLDFTFVCPTEIIAFGDRIEEFKSINTEVVACSVDSQFTHLAWINTPRRQGGLGPIKIPLLSDLTHQISKDYGVYLEDSGHTLRGLFIIDDKGILRQITLNDLPVGRSVDETLRLVQAFQYTDRHGEVCPAGWKPGSETIKPGDVMKAWWRKEEL is encoded by the exons ATGGAGGCGCCGCCGGCGCCGCTAGCCGCGACGACTCCGGCCTCTGGCCGGAGCCGAagactgctgctgctgccactgctgctCTTCTTGCTGCCAACTGGAGCTCTGCGAGGCCAGGAGGCAGAAGAGAGGCCCCGAACCCGCCAAGAGGAGTGCCACTTCTACGCGGGTGGACAAGTGTACCCAGGGGAGGCGTCCCGGGCTTCGCCCGCCGACCACTCCCTGCACCACAGCAAGGCCAAGA tttccaAGCCAGCGCCTTATTGGGAAGGAACAGCTGTGATAAATGGAGAATTCAAGGAGCTCAAGTTGACTGATTATCGTGGGAAATACCTGGTTTTTTTCTTCTACCCCCTTGATTT CACCTTTGTGTGTCCAACTGAAATCATCGCCTTTGGTGATAGAATTGAAGAATTCAAATCGATAAACACTGAAGTGGTAGCATGCTCTGTTGATTCACAGTTTACCCATTTGGCCTG GATTAATACCCCTCGACGACAAGGAGGACTTGGGCCAATAAAGATTCCACTTCTTTCGGATCTGACCCATCAAATCTCAAAGGACTATGGCGTATATCTGGAGGACTCAGGCCATACTCTTAG AGGTCTTTTCATTATTGATGACAAAGGAATCCTAAGACAGATTACTCTGAATGACCTCCCAGTTGGTAGATCAGTGGATGAAACACTGCGTTTGGTTCAAGCATTCCAGTATACTGACCGACATGGAGAAG TCTGCCCTGCTGGTTGGAAACCTGGTAGCGAAACT ATCAAACCTGGAGATGTCATGAAAGCCTGGTGGCGAAAAGAAGAGCT ataa
- the PRDX4 gene encoding peroxiredoxin-4 isoform X1, whose protein sequence is MEAPPAPLAATTPASGRSRRLLLLPLLLFLLPTGALRGQEAEERPRTRQEECHFYAGGQVYPGEASRASPADHSLHHSKAKISKPAPYWEGTAVINGEFKELKLTDYRGKYLVFFFYPLDFTFVCPTEIIAFGDRIEEFKSINTEVVACSVDSQFTHLAWINTPRRQGGLGPIKIPLLSDLTHQISKDYGVYLEDSGHTLRGLFIIDDKGILRQITLNDLPVGRSVDETLRLVQAFQYTDRHGEANCGINTRYYRKQKSALLVGNLVAKLSNLEMS, encoded by the exons ATGGAGGCGCCGCCGGCGCCGCTAGCCGCGACGACTCCGGCCTCTGGCCGGAGCCGAagactgctgctgctgccactgctgctCTTCTTGCTGCCAACTGGAGCTCTGCGAGGCCAGGAGGCAGAAGAGAGGCCCCGAACCCGCCAAGAGGAGTGCCACTTCTACGCGGGTGGACAAGTGTACCCAGGGGAGGCGTCCCGGGCTTCGCCCGCCGACCACTCCCTGCACCACAGCAAGGCCAAGA tttccaAGCCAGCGCCTTATTGGGAAGGAACAGCTGTGATAAATGGAGAATTCAAGGAGCTCAAGTTGACTGATTATCGTGGGAAATACCTGGTTTTTTTCTTCTACCCCCTTGATTT CACCTTTGTGTGTCCAACTGAAATCATCGCCTTTGGTGATAGAATTGAAGAATTCAAATCGATAAACACTGAAGTGGTAGCATGCTCTGTTGATTCACAGTTTACCCATTTGGCCTG GATTAATACCCCTCGACGACAAGGAGGACTTGGGCCAATAAAGATTCCACTTCTTTCGGATCTGACCCATCAAATCTCAAAGGACTATGGCGTATATCTGGAGGACTCAGGCCATACTCTTAG AGGTCTTTTCATTATTGATGACAAAGGAATCCTAAGACAGATTACTCTGAATGACCTCCCAGTTGGTAGATCAGTGGATGAAACACTGCGTTTGGTTCAAGCATTCCAGTATACTGACCGACATGGAGAAG CAAACTGTGGCATCAATACAAGATACTACAGAAAACAGAAG TCTGCCCTGCTGGTTGGAAACCTGGTAGCGAAACT ATCAAACCTGGAGATGTCATGA